A genomic region of Mesorhizobium sp. NZP2077 contains the following coding sequences:
- a CDS encoding bifunctional riboflavin kinase/FAD synthetase gives MVAFQHLSATAPLPADLRGGVVAIGNFDGVHRGHQAVLERALAEAVRRDVPALVLSFEPHPRKVFRPDMPLFVLTPPPMKARLLSLLGFAALVERPFTRDFASLSAEAFVTDVLEKTLGITHAITGFDFHFGKDRQGGPAYLMAAGERHGFGVTLVVAFRDEGAEVVSSSRIRALLCDGEVAEAAGLLGYRFTVESEVVGGQQLGRTLGFPTANMRLPAEATLKEGIYAVRFRRADGTLHDGVASFGRRPTVDDNGAPLLETFVFDFSGDLYGETCQVSFFGFLRGEIKFDGLDALVVQMKRDEAEARALLAGVKPLSDLDAAVAF, from the coding sequence ATGGTAGCCTTCCAGCATCTCTCGGCAACCGCGCCGCTGCCCGCCGATCTGCGTGGCGGCGTTGTCGCGATCGGCAATTTCGATGGCGTCCACCGTGGCCATCAGGCGGTGCTCGAACGGGCGTTGGCCGAGGCTGTGCGGCGTGACGTGCCGGCTCTCGTGCTGAGCTTCGAACCGCACCCGCGCAAGGTCTTCAGGCCTGACATGCCGTTGTTCGTGCTGACGCCGCCGCCGATGAAGGCGCGGCTCTTGTCTTTGCTGGGCTTCGCCGCGCTCGTCGAGCGGCCGTTCACGCGCGACTTCGCCTCGCTGTCGGCGGAAGCTTTCGTCACCGATGTGCTGGAGAAGACGCTCGGCATTACCCACGCCATAACCGGTTTCGATTTCCATTTCGGCAAGGACCGCCAGGGGGGACCGGCCTATCTGATGGCAGCCGGCGAACGCCATGGCTTCGGTGTCACGCTTGTCGTCGCTTTTCGCGACGAGGGCGCCGAGGTGGTTTCGTCAAGCCGGATCCGGGCTCTGCTCTGCGATGGCGAGGTGGCCGAGGCTGCCGGTCTGCTTGGCTATCGCTTCACGGTGGAGAGCGAGGTTGTCGGCGGCCAGCAGCTTGGACGAACGCTCGGCTTTCCCACCGCGAATATGAGGCTGCCCGCCGAAGCTACCCTCAAGGAGGGCATCTATGCCGTCCGCTTCCGGCGCGCCGACGGCACGCTGCATGACGGCGTCGCCTCCTTCGGCCGCCGCCCGACCGTCGACGACAATGGCGCACCGCTGCTGGAAACCTTCGTCTTCGATTTTTCCGGCGATCTCTATGGCGAGACCTGCCAGGTCTCGTTCTTCGGCTTCCTGCGCGGCGAGATCAAATTCGACGGGCTTGATGCCCTGGTCGTGCAGATGAAGCGCGACGAAGCCGAGGCGAGGGCGCTGCTGGCCGGCGTCAAGCCGCTCTCCGACCTCGACGCCGCCGTCGCGTTTTGA
- a CDS encoding TIGR01459 family HAD-type hydrolase gives MADSPEIVGSLEDVSKAYSAILCDVWGVVHNGEWHFPAAAAALARARAAGIPVVLITNSPRRSADVVAQMSAIGVPPSTYDRVVTSGDVTRDLIAEGPRKVFHIGAERDLTLYDGLDVERVEEFEATGVVCTGLFNDEVETPEDYADILRRLRARNLPFICANPDIMVERGERIIWCAGALARDYAQLGGRTLIAGKPYAPVYDVAMKEVAEVLGRPLERSRILAIGDGMMTDVKGAADNGFDVLYISGGIHARDYGDASRPDPAKLGLFLERHGYRPLAVMVRLQ, from the coding sequence ATGGCGGATTCGCCTGAAATCGTCGGCTCGCTCGAAGACGTCTCGAAGGCCTATTCGGCAATTCTTTGCGATGTCTGGGGCGTGGTGCACAATGGCGAATGGCATTTTCCGGCGGCCGCGGCGGCGCTGGCCAGGGCAAGGGCAGCCGGTATTCCCGTTGTCCTTATCACCAATTCGCCCCGCCGCAGCGCCGATGTCGTTGCTCAGATGAGCGCAATCGGCGTTCCTCCGTCAACCTACGACCGCGTGGTGACCTCGGGCGACGTCACCCGTGACTTGATCGCGGAAGGCCCGCGAAAAGTCTTCCACATCGGCGCAGAGCGCGATCTGACCCTCTATGACGGTCTCGATGTCGAACGGGTCGAGGAATTCGAGGCCACCGGCGTCGTCTGCACCGGGCTTTTCAATGACGAGGTCGAGACGCCCGAGGATTATGCGGACATTTTGCGCCGATTGCGGGCCAGGAACCTGCCGTTCATCTGCGCCAATCCCGATATCATGGTGGAGCGCGGCGAACGGATCATCTGGTGCGCCGGCGCCCTGGCGCGGGACTATGCCCAGCTTGGCGGCCGCACGCTGATCGCCGGAAAGCCCTACGCGCCTGTCTATGATGTCGCGATGAAGGAGGTGGCGGAGGTGCTTGGCCGGCCGCTTGAGCGTTCTCGGATATTGGCCATCGGCGACGGCATGATGACCGACGTGAAGGGCGCGGCGGACAATGGTTTCGACGTTCTCTATATCTCTGGCGGCATTCATGCCCGCGACTACGGCGATGCATCCCGGCCGGATCCGGCAAAGCTCGGGCTCTTCCTGGAACGGCACGGCTATCGTCCGTTAGCCGTCATGGTCAGACTGCAGTAG
- a CDS encoding TadE/TadG family type IV pilus assembly protein translates to MRELWRQFRRDRRGNYALMTVVAMVPLMGGLAIAVDFTEMNREKQMVTNALDAANFATARRLTEGATDDQLRAYALDFFNANLNDIDPASATLNVTLPSNTSGGGLLTMTAQLAYKPYFYPAFAQLVGKSATDANQRINFNVTSQVRLKNTLEVALVLDNSGSMTTLGTGSGQKRIDLLKTASKQLVDTLAAQAVMIKQVDKPVQFGLVPFAASVNVGPGNGNASWMDTEGLSPVSNENFDWSTLNAANKYAQQTNGIWYKRGTGWGSAEGQMLTRFSLYRDMQVVTNHERVVNSKRVVCDEYNSNNTCKRSHDEYDYIDSYGPFASWQGCVEARPYPYNVNDTPPSGGSANTGIGVGDPATMFVPMFAPDEPGNHWKLTQDPDEAAPVTYGAVNSWWNDDPSSSTGQSRLRNMAKYFQPRPIDAPALPTGNGPNYSCTTGAITPLTDVSVADGQTAIKAAIDLMQPNGGTNVPEGMAWGWRVVSSGEPFTQGRLETEKGNDKVVIVLTDGANTYYTPSSLGYSDPAGSKSTYASYGYLKPGYNGTSVGRMFMGTSSAIGQLDYSNGNYTNALNEQMATLCNNAKAANIMVMTVALDLSTTKADEKLAIDALKSCSSDSRFRKDLTDPTKPAKLFWNATGASLSNDFKEIGNELSNLRVVG, encoded by the coding sequence ATGCGTGAACTTTGGCGCCAGTTCCGCCGCGACAGACGTGGCAACTATGCTCTTATGACTGTCGTTGCGATGGTGCCGCTGATGGGCGGCCTGGCGATCGCGGTCGACTTCACGGAAATGAACCGCGAAAAGCAGATGGTGACGAATGCGCTCGACGCCGCCAATTTCGCCACCGCGCGCCGGCTGACGGAAGGCGCGACCGACGACCAGTTGAGAGCCTATGCGCTCGACTTCTTCAATGCCAACCTGAACGATATCGATCCCGCCAGCGCGACGCTCAACGTCACCTTGCCGAGCAACACCAGCGGCGGCGGCCTGCTCACGATGACGGCGCAGCTTGCCTACAAGCCCTATTTCTATCCTGCCTTCGCCCAGCTCGTCGGTAAATCCGCAACCGATGCGAACCAAAGGATCAACTTCAACGTCACCTCCCAGGTGCGGCTGAAGAACACGCTGGAAGTTGCCCTGGTGCTCGATAATTCCGGATCGATGACCACGCTGGGCACAGGCTCGGGGCAAAAGCGCATCGATCTTCTCAAGACTGCGTCCAAGCAACTGGTCGACACGCTGGCCGCGCAGGCGGTCATGATCAAGCAGGTCGACAAGCCGGTGCAATTCGGCCTAGTGCCCTTTGCCGCTTCGGTCAATGTCGGCCCCGGCAATGGCAACGCCTCATGGATGGACACAGAGGGCCTGTCGCCGGTGTCGAACGAGAATTTCGACTGGTCGACGTTGAACGCGGCCAACAAATACGCCCAGCAGACCAATGGCATCTGGTACAAGCGCGGCACCGGCTGGGGCAGCGCGGAAGGCCAGATGCTGACCCGGTTTTCGCTCTACCGCGATATGCAGGTCGTCACCAACCATGAGCGCGTCGTCAACAGCAAGCGCGTGGTTTGCGACGAATACAATTCGAACAACACCTGCAAACGCAGCCACGACGAATACGACTACATCGATTCCTACGGTCCGTTCGCCAGTTGGCAGGGCTGTGTGGAGGCCCGGCCCTACCCCTACAATGTCAACGACACGCCGCCATCCGGCGGCTCGGCCAACACCGGCATAGGCGTCGGCGATCCGGCAACGATGTTCGTGCCGATGTTCGCCCCGGACGAACCCGGCAATCACTGGAAGCTCACCCAGGATCCCGACGAAGCCGCTCCGGTTACCTACGGCGCGGTGAACAGCTGGTGGAACGACGATCCTTCGAGCAGCACCGGCCAATCACGGTTGCGCAACATGGCCAAATATTTCCAGCCGCGGCCGATCGATGCGCCGGCGCTGCCCACTGGCAACGGCCCGAACTACAGCTGCACCACCGGTGCAATCACACCGCTGACCGATGTCAGCGTCGCCGATGGGCAAACCGCAATCAAAGCCGCGATCGACCTGATGCAGCCAAACGGCGGCACCAATGTTCCTGAGGGCATGGCGTGGGGTTGGCGGGTGGTCTCCAGCGGCGAACCGTTCACGCAAGGGCGCCTGGAAACGGAAAAAGGTAACGACAAGGTGGTGATCGTGCTGACCGACGGCGCCAACACCTACTATACGCCGTCTTCGCTGGGCTATTCGGATCCCGCCGGCTCGAAATCGACCTATGCGTCCTACGGCTATCTCAAGCCCGGCTATAACGGCACCTCGGTCGGCCGCATGTTCATGGGCACGTCGAGCGCCATCGGCCAGTTGGACTATTCGAACGGCAACTACACCAACGCGCTCAACGAGCAGATGGCGACGCTTTGCAACAACGCCAAGGCGGCCAACATCATGGTGATGACCGTGGCGCTCGACCTGTCGACGACTAAGGCCGACGAAAAGCTGGCGATCGATGCGCTGAAATCCTGCTCGTCGGACTCGCGCTTCCGCAAGGATTTGACGGATCCGACCAAGCCGGCCAAGCTGTTCTGGAATGCGACCGGCGCAAGCCTGTCGAACGACTTCAAGGAAATCGGCAACGAACTGTCGAACCTGCGGGTGGTCGGCTGA
- a CDS encoding LysE family translocator — MPDTANHLAFALVCLGMVLTPGPNMIYLISRSLSQGPKAGLISLGGVAVGFLFYVVSAAFGITALLLAVPYAYDALRFAGVLYLLWLAWQAVKPGGRSPFQVRDLPKDRPRKLFAMGLMTNLLNPKVAVLYLSLLPQFISIGKGHVLSQLLVLGATQITISLTVNAIIAVTAGSIATFLAGRPLWLVIQRWMMGGVLTALALKMATDAQR, encoded by the coding sequence ATGCCCGATACCGCCAACCATCTCGCCTTCGCGCTGGTCTGCCTCGGCATGGTGCTGACGCCTGGCCCGAACATGATCTACCTGATCTCGCGTTCGCTGTCGCAAGGGCCGAAGGCCGGACTGATCTCGCTTGGCGGGGTCGCGGTCGGCTTCCTTTTCTATGTGGTTTCGGCGGCGTTCGGCATCACCGCGCTGCTGCTCGCCGTGCCCTACGCCTATGACGCGCTGCGCTTTGCCGGCGTGCTCTATCTCTTGTGGCTTGCCTGGCAAGCGGTGAAGCCAGGCGGACGTTCGCCGTTCCAGGTGCGCGACCTGCCGAAAGACCGGCCGCGCAAGCTGTTCGCCATGGGGCTGATGACCAATCTGCTCAATCCCAAGGTGGCGGTGCTCTATCTGTCGCTGCTGCCGCAATTCATCAGCATCGGCAAAGGCCATGTCCTGTCGCAGCTGCTGGTTCTGGGCGCGACGCAGATCACGATCAGCCTGACCGTCAATGCCATCATCGCGGTGACGGCCGGCTCTATCGCCACGTTTCTCGCCGGACGCCCATTGTGGCTGGTTATCCAGCGCTGGATGATGGGAGGCGTGCTGACGGCGCTGGCGCTGAAAATGGCGACCGACGCACAGCGCTGA